The Salvelinus fontinalis isolate EN_2023a chromosome 9, ASM2944872v1, whole genome shotgun sequence genome has a window encoding:
- the LOC129862935 gene encoding LOW QUALITY PROTEIN: keratin-associated protein 10-4-like (The sequence of the model RefSeq protein was modified relative to this genomic sequence to represent the inferred CDS: substituted 2 bases at 2 genomic stop codons), with protein CVCVSLSLCVCVCVSLCMCVCVCLSVYVCVCVRVSLCVCVCVCVCVCACVCLSVCVCVCVCVCVCVCVCVCVCVCVCFSLCMCVSCVCVSLCVCVCVCVCVCLSVCVFVCVCVSLSVCMCVRVSLCVCVCVFVCLCVCVRVSLCVCVCVCVCVCVCVCLSVCVCVCLSVCVCVCVCVCVCVCVCVCVCVCVCVCVCVCVCVCVCVRARCRSPPLPMPPPFSLXSXWCSTSLWLPWRPSLTLLSLSLCLSLSLSLSLSLSLSLSPSLSLCLSLALSLSLSLCLCLCLCLSLSLSLSLSLSLSLSLSLSLCLCLSLSLSLSLSLSLSLSVSLSLSLSLSLSLSLSLSLSLSRPATTTKHRD; from the exons tgtgtgtgtgtctctctctctctgtgtgtgtgtgtgtgtgtgtctctgtgtatgtgtgtgtgtgtttgtctctctgtgtatgtgtgtgtgtgtgtgcgtgtgtctctctgtgtatgtgtgtgtgtgtgtgtgtgtgtgtgtgcgtgtgtgtgtctctctgtgtgtgtgtgtgtgtgtgtgtgcgtgtgcgtgtgcgtgtgcgtgtgtgtgtgcgtgtgtgtgtgtgtgtgtttctctctgtgtatgtgtgtgagc tgtgtgtgtgtctctctctgtgtgtgtgtgtgtgtgtgtgtgtgcgtgtgtctctctgtgtgtgtgtttgtgtgtgtgtgtgtgtctctctctgtgtgtatgtgtgtgcgtgtgtctctctgtgtgtgtgtttgtgtgtttgtgtgtttgtgtgtgtgtgtgcgtgtgtctctctgtgtgtgtgtgtgtgtgtgtgtgtgtgtgtgtgtgtgtgtgtgtctctctgtgtgtgtgtgtgtgtgtctctctgtgtgtgtgtgtgtgtgtgtgtgtgtgtgtgtgtgtgtgtgtgtgtgtgtgtgtgtgtgtgtgtgtgtgtgtgtgtgtgtgtgtgtgtgtgtgtgtgtgtgtgtgtgtgtgcgtgcgcgctgCCGTTCTCCCCCTCTCCCGATGCCGCCGCCTTTCTCTCTGTGATCCTAGTGGTGCTCTACTTCCCTGTGGTTACCATGGAGACCCTCTCTaacgttgctctctctctctctctgtctctctctctctctctctctctctctctctctctctctctctctgtctccctctctctctctctgtctctctctcgctctctctctctctctctctctttgtctctgtctctgtctctgtctctctctctctctctcgctgtctctctctctctctctgtctctctctctctctctctctctctgtctctgtctctctctctctctctctctctctctgtctctctctctctctctctctgtctctctctctctctctctctctctctctctctctctctctctctctctctctctctctctctctcgaccagCGACCACTACTAAACACAGGGACTAG